In the Arthrobacter zhaoxinii genome, one interval contains:
- a CDS encoding glucose-6-phosphate isomerase: MTTLSFEAAGAASAAVDAKVPELVGDEVASRLVAQDPTLWGPDAEAEASIRLGWLNPGESSRPLVGQIAALREELAAESVTRVVLAGMGGSSLAPEVITRSAGVDLTVLDSTDPDVVAAALGDRLAETVIVVSSKSGSTVETDSQRRVFEQAFTDAGIDAKSRIVVVTDPGSPLDAAAREAGYRAVFNADPNVGGRYSALTAFGLVPSGLAGADIETLLDDAEMTAEILRDDAPDNIGLELGAALGGTDPLRNKIVIVDEGSGLAGFPDWAEQLIAESTGKLGTGLLPVAVEPGAPEMVSGAGDVLTVRIVPVDSEALPEGDQVVVSGSLGGSMMLWEFATAVAGRLLNINPFDQPDVEAAKKAARGLLDATPEATEPSFVDGSVEVRGPADLLGTAHTLRGALAALLRHLGTDGYLSVQAYLDRARQAELAGIRPELAAATGRPVTFGWGPRFLHSTGQFHKGGPAQGVYLQITGRPAEDVSIPDRPFTFGELISAQAAGDAQVLADQGRPVLRLHLLNRDEGIREIENVVRALAAEESSN; encoded by the coding sequence ATGACCACACTGTCCTTTGAAGCAGCCGGGGCGGCAAGTGCCGCCGTCGACGCCAAGGTGCCCGAACTCGTGGGAGATGAAGTTGCCTCCCGCCTCGTGGCGCAGGATCCCACCCTGTGGGGTCCCGATGCCGAAGCCGAGGCGTCCATTCGCCTGGGCTGGCTCAATCCCGGAGAAAGCTCCCGGCCGCTCGTGGGACAGATCGCGGCGCTTCGGGAAGAGCTCGCTGCCGAGTCGGTGACCCGCGTGGTCCTGGCCGGCATGGGCGGCTCTTCCCTGGCGCCCGAGGTCATTACCCGCTCCGCGGGTGTGGACCTGACCGTGCTGGATTCCACCGACCCCGACGTCGTCGCCGCAGCCCTGGGCGACCGCCTGGCGGAAACCGTCATTGTGGTGAGCTCCAAGTCGGGCTCCACGGTGGAAACCGATTCGCAGCGCCGGGTCTTCGAACAGGCCTTCACCGACGCCGGTATCGACGCCAAGTCACGCATTGTGGTTGTCACCGACCCGGGGTCGCCGCTGGACGCGGCGGCCCGCGAGGCCGGGTACCGCGCCGTGTTCAACGCCGATCCCAACGTCGGCGGGCGCTACTCCGCCCTGACCGCGTTCGGCCTGGTGCCCTCGGGCCTGGCCGGAGCGGACATTGAGACCCTGCTGGACGACGCCGAGATGACGGCGGAAATCCTGCGGGACGACGCACCGGACAACATCGGTTTGGAACTCGGAGCGGCACTCGGCGGAACCGACCCGCTGCGCAACAAGATCGTTATTGTGGACGAAGGCTCCGGCCTGGCCGGCTTCCCGGACTGGGCCGAACAGCTGATTGCCGAGTCCACCGGCAAGCTCGGCACCGGCCTGCTGCCCGTCGCCGTCGAGCCCGGCGCACCGGAGATGGTTTCCGGAGCCGGCGACGTGCTCACCGTCCGGATTGTCCCCGTTGACTCGGAGGCCCTCCCCGAAGGGGACCAGGTAGTGGTCTCCGGCAGCCTGGGCGGCTCCATGATGCTCTGGGAGTTCGCCACCGCGGTGGCGGGACGCCTGCTGAACATCAACCCGTTCGACCAGCCCGACGTCGAGGCTGCGAAGAAGGCAGCACGCGGACTGCTGGACGCCACCCCCGAAGCCACGGAGCCGTCCTTCGTGGACGGGTCCGTCGAGGTGCGCGGCCCGGCCGACCTGCTCGGCACCGCACATACCCTCCGGGGCGCGCTGGCCGCCCTGCTCCGCCACCTCGGCACGGACGGCTACCTCAGCGTCCAGGCCTACCTCGACCGTGCCCGGCAGGCAGAGCTCGCAGGCATCCGCCCGGAGCTGGCAGCAGCCACCGGCCGTCCCGTGACTTTCGGCTGGGGTCCGCGGTTCCTGCACTCCACCGGCCAGTTCCACAAGGGCGGGCCGGCGCAGGGCGTTTACCTGCAGATCACCGGCAGGCCCGCCGAAGACGTTTCCATTCCGGACCGGCCCTTCACCTTCGGTGAGCTCATCAGTGCGCAGGCAGCCGGCGACGCTCAGGTCCTTGCGGACCAGGGCCGCCCGGTCCTGCGCCTGCACCTGCTGAACCGCGACGAAGGGATCCGCGAAATCGAAAACGTCGTGCGCGCCCTGGCAGCAGAAGAAAGCAGCAACTAA